One part of the Sorangiineae bacterium MSr11954 genome encodes these proteins:
- a CDS encoding efflux RND transporter periplasmic adaptor subunit, with amino-acid sequence MKRILLRIAVVAFLPLVLACQKSTTSPEKPRPVRTVTVAPADGRETLTQTGDIQPRRQTDLSFQIDGRLARRMVEVGSVVTKGQALAVLDDGLVQNEVRASEADLTSATSALELAKSSLARQEQLFVGQSVSQQQIDEARASVRTASARRDVAAAASLNAKKKLGYTQLFAPEAGIVTAVGANQGQVVNPGQMVARLATLERDAVFDVAERIIANAPADAEVRVHLVSNPDVSAIGTVREVSPQADPTTRTYRVRIDLPSPPRQMSLGAAVIGKVELPEERLVSLPASAITSEANAPAVYVVDLATKKLVRRAVRVSRFTGERALVASGLEAGDVVVTAGVSKLRPEQTVALADLDGGAR; translated from the coding sequence ATGAAACGCATCCTGTTGCGCATTGCCGTCGTTGCATTCCTTCCGCTCGTCTTGGCTTGCCAAAAATCGACCACCTCGCCCGAAAAACCACGGCCCGTTCGCACGGTGACCGTCGCGCCGGCCGATGGCCGCGAAACGCTCACGCAGACCGGAGATATCCAACCTCGACGCCAGACCGATTTGAGCTTTCAAATCGACGGCCGCCTCGCGCGCCGGATGGTCGAGGTCGGGTCCGTGGTGACGAAAGGGCAAGCGCTCGCGGTGCTCGACGACGGTCTCGTGCAGAACGAGGTTCGGGCCTCCGAGGCCGATCTGACGAGCGCCACGTCCGCGCTGGAGCTGGCGAAGAGCAGCCTCGCGCGGCAAGAGCAGCTGTTCGTCGGGCAGTCGGTGTCCCAGCAGCAGATCGACGAGGCCCGCGCGAGCGTGCGCACGGCGAGCGCGCGCCGCGACGTCGCAGCGGCCGCCTCGCTCAACGCGAAGAAGAAGCTCGGGTACACGCAGCTCTTCGCCCCCGAGGCCGGGATCGTCACCGCGGTGGGGGCGAATCAGGGCCAAGTGGTCAACCCCGGGCAAATGGTCGCGCGGCTCGCGACCCTCGAGCGCGACGCCGTGTTCGACGTGGCGGAGCGGATCATCGCGAACGCGCCCGCCGACGCCGAGGTGCGCGTGCACCTCGTCTCCAACCCCGACGTCTCCGCGATCGGGACGGTGCGCGAGGTCAGCCCCCAAGCCGACCCCACGACGCGCACCTACCGCGTCCGCATCGATCTGCCGTCGCCGCCCCGGCAGATGTCCCTCGGGGCCGCCGTGATCGGCAAGGTGGAGCTCCCCGAGGAGCGCCTGGTCTCCTTGCCGGCGAGCGCGATCACCAGCGAAGCGAACGCGCCGGCGGTCTATGTCGTCGACCTGGCGACCAAGAAGCTGGTACGCCGCGCCGTTCGGGTCTCGCGGTTCACGGGGGAGCGCGCGCTGGTCGCGTCGGGCCTCGAGGCCGGTGACGTGGTGGTGACGGCGGGGGTCAGCAAGCTGCGGCCGGAGCAGACGGTCGCGCTCGCGGACCTCGACGGAGGCGCGCGATGA
- a CDS encoding phage holin family protein, translating to MDMPTKSEPTIGALLGSLASETGTLVRQEIRLASAEMGQTAKSATSHLGLLGVGGVLALAGLLTVIAGLILRLQPLVPMWISAMVIGIIAGGSGFLVVRRGMKALRGLDFVPQRTIQTLKQDATWMKEQLR from the coding sequence ATGGATATGCCGACGAAGAGCGAGCCGACGATCGGTGCGCTCTTGGGCTCACTCGCCAGTGAGACGGGCACCCTCGTTCGCCAAGAGATTCGGCTCGCATCGGCGGAGATGGGTCAAACCGCCAAGAGTGCCACGTCCCATCTCGGCCTCCTCGGCGTGGGCGGCGTCCTCGCCCTGGCGGGCCTGCTTACCGTCATCGCGGGGTTGATTCTTCGACTTCAACCCCTCGTCCCCATGTGGATCTCGGCCATGGTCATCGGCATCATCGCAGGCGGGAGCGGCTTTCTCGTCGTTCGTAGAGGGATGAAGGCGCTGCGCGGGCTCGACTTCGTTCCACAGCGCACCATCCAAACGCTGAAGCAGGACGCAACATGGATGAAGGAGCAACTTCGATGA
- a CDS encoding formylmethanofuran dehydrogenase subunit E family protein: protein MRTRIVTWIGMAAWCAAVVGCAQQAPPAEHARPAEHAAPAAEHAPAARATSADQEAPASRPLERVTVIHGGAGPWVVAGYRMGSFALARLGLKQGSFDLDVVHHSPRKVQYTCVADGAAAATGASLGKLNLSLAEAPEAELHTTYRKKSTGESITVRPSAAFVARYKDIPRERLGDAGREVLTLPDEQIFDVIEPHR, encoded by the coding sequence ATGCGCACGCGAATCGTGACCTGGATTGGAATGGCCGCATGGTGTGCGGCGGTGGTCGGTTGCGCCCAGCAGGCACCGCCGGCCGAACATGCGCGCCCCGCCGAACACGCGGCGCCGGCCGCCGAACATGCGCCGGCAGCCCGCGCGACGTCCGCGGACCAAGAGGCGCCTGCGTCGCGCCCGCTCGAGCGCGTAACCGTGATTCACGGCGGCGCCGGACCTTGGGTCGTCGCGGGTTACCGCATGGGATCCTTCGCGCTGGCCCGGCTGGGGTTGAAGCAAGGGAGCTTCGATTTGGACGTGGTCCATCACTCGCCGCGAAAGGTGCAATACACATGCGTTGCCGACGGCGCGGCCGCGGCGACGGGGGCGAGCCTCGGCAAATTGAACCTTTCGCTCGCGGAGGCCCCCGAGGCCGAGCTGCATACGACGTATCGCAAAAAGTCCACCGGCGAGAGCATCACCGTGCGTCCATCCGCGGCCTTCGTCGCGCGCTACAAGGACATTCCACGCGAGCGCCTCGGCGACGCAGGGCGCGAGGTCCTGACCTTGCCCGACGAGCAAATCTTCGACGTGATCGAGCCCCATCGCTGA
- a CDS encoding DUF3618 domain-containing protein encodes MSMDKPSPTSHDKGVKELSEEIEHTRGQMSTTIQALEQRLSPAEIKAALHEGISEAKDALEKQIQVAKGALHEEIVEAKGAVKEQLHEAKEIVTKGASDAREALKKDINTAIANTKQSVRDATIGRVENIATQAGDFMNTTRDTLVDTVRQNPIPAAIAGIGIAWLLMNRSTSHHRRRNPLGGALNTAGAAVRGAAHDATDAVRSAVGHGVEAAEHLAGATGRLAHDATEATGHLVHDAADTAGHFAHDAQRSLESSMQSNPLALGAVAVIAGVAVGYSLPRTQKEDQLMGEVRDRVLGGAAHMAHDAAQTLQHVVGDVHDKAKEALGADHRTG; translated from the coding sequence ATGAGCATGGACAAGCCCTCCCCGACCTCGCATGACAAAGGCGTCAAAGAGCTCAGTGAAGAAATCGAGCACACGCGCGGGCAGATGAGCACGACGATCCAGGCGCTCGAACAACGTTTGAGCCCCGCCGAAATCAAGGCCGCCCTGCACGAGGGGATTTCCGAGGCGAAGGACGCCCTCGAGAAGCAGATTCAGGTGGCAAAAGGGGCCCTTCACGAGGAGATCGTCGAGGCCAAGGGAGCCGTCAAGGAACAGCTCCACGAGGCGAAAGAGATCGTCACGAAGGGCGCCTCGGACGCCAGAGAAGCGCTCAAAAAAGATATCAACACGGCCATCGCGAACACCAAGCAGAGCGTGCGCGACGCAACCATCGGGCGTGTCGAAAACATCGCCACGCAAGCAGGAGACTTCATGAATACGACGCGAGACACCCTAGTCGATACGGTCCGACAGAATCCAATTCCCGCGGCCATCGCAGGAATTGGGATCGCATGGCTCTTGATGAACCGCAGCACGTCGCACCATCGGAGGAGGAACCCATTGGGGGGCGCGCTGAACACGGCCGGCGCGGCCGTCCGTGGAGCCGCACACGACGCGACCGACGCAGTACGCAGCGCCGTGGGGCACGGCGTCGAGGCGGCCGAGCATCTCGCCGGCGCGACCGGCCGGCTCGCCCACGATGCCACCGAGGCAACGGGGCACCTGGTGCACGATGCTGCCGACACGGCGGGGCATTTCGCGCACGATGCGCAGCGTAGCCTCGAATCCTCGATGCAATCGAACCCGCTCGCGCTCGGTGCCGTCGCCGTCATCGCGGGCGTCGCGGTGGGCTACTCGCTGCCGCGCACGCAGAAGGAGGACCAGTTGATGGGTGAAGTTCGAGACCGCGTGCTCGGCGGCGCGGCGCACATGGCCCATGATGCGGCGCAGACGCTCCAACATGTCGTGGGGGACGTTCACGATAAGGCAAAAGAAGCGCTCGGCGCGGACCATCGAACGGGGTAG
- a CDS encoding TetR family transcriptional regulator has translation MSDKRTAILEATLRVIVRGGVNAVRYREVAAEAGVALGTISYQYPAREELIRSAFEHYLAKTMVSLRALADTIDIRKPEDLARLLVDAILVDFADPDKMYLVENELVLYAARDPALAEAYTAWDRSLVAQLGEIVERVGGTSPFSIAQTLLELTRGFSFAALIQKEPDFEDFKKRVTRIVSALFPAPETP, from the coding sequence ATGAGCGACAAGCGAACCGCGATCCTCGAGGCCACCCTTCGCGTCATCGTGCGTGGGGGGGTCAACGCGGTTCGCTACCGCGAGGTGGCTGCCGAGGCCGGCGTCGCGCTGGGGACGATATCGTATCAATACCCGGCGCGCGAAGAGCTCATTCGCTCGGCGTTCGAGCACTACCTCGCCAAGACCATGGTGTCGCTCCGCGCGCTCGCCGATACGATCGATATCCGGAAACCGGAAGATCTCGCCCGATTGCTCGTAGATGCCATTCTCGTGGACTTTGCGGATCCGGACAAAATGTACCTCGTGGAGAATGAGCTCGTCCTTTACGCTGCGCGCGATCCGGCCCTCGCCGAAGCTTATACGGCGTGGGATCGGTCCCTCGTGGCCCAGCTCGGGGAGATCGTCGAGCGAGTCGGGGGGACCTCTCCTTTCTCCATTGCGCAGACACTCTTGGAGCTGACGCGCGGCTTCTCCTTTGCCGCCCTGATCCAGAAAGAGCCCGACTTCGAAGATTTCAAAAAACGAGTCACACGTATCGTCTCGGCGCTCTTCCCGGCGCCCGAGACGCCCTGA